One window from the genome of Streptomyces sp. NBC_00287 encodes:
- a CDS encoding DUF5994 family protein, whose translation MTATISLPPTLEADDRFSSSSLRLSLAPVGSAPALLDGAWWPRSRDLGAELPSLTDVLDPLWGRITRVTVNPTHWPIVPRKVPVAGHVVKVGWFLAEQDPHELLLLSLGMGRWNLLVVPPQTTPVSAAWLMAAASAPLGTSTASRLMEEAARLRTVSEADRAVEAVWDSEGGHEARDPAARPQIPTVTAAMPHQPTGW comes from the coding sequence ATGACTGCGACCATTTCCCTACCGCCGACACTCGAAGCCGATGACCGGTTCTCCTCGTCCTCTCTCCGTCTGTCGCTGGCTCCTGTCGGTTCCGCACCGGCTCTGCTGGACGGCGCCTGGTGGCCCCGCTCTCGCGATCTCGGGGCGGAACTCCCCTCTCTGACCGACGTACTGGATCCGCTGTGGGGGAGGATCACCCGGGTCACGGTGAATCCCACCCACTGGCCGATCGTGCCGCGCAAGGTGCCCGTCGCCGGGCACGTGGTGAAGGTGGGCTGGTTCCTGGCCGAGCAGGACCCGCACGAACTGCTGTTGCTCTCGCTCGGCATGGGCCGCTGGAACCTCCTGGTGGTCCCGCCGCAGACGACTCCCGTCTCGGCCGCCTGGCTGATGGCCGCCGCGAGCGCCCCCCTGGGCACGTCGACCGCGAGCCGGTTGATGGAGGAGGCGGCGCGCCTGCGGACGGTGTCCGAGGCCGACCGGGCCGTGGAAGCGGTCTGGGACTCCGAAGGAGGACATGAGGCCCGCGATCCGGCCGCACGTCCACAGATCCCGACCGTGACCGCCGCGATGCCGCATCAGCCGACGGGGTGGTGA
- a CDS encoding alpha/beta hydrolase encodes MTIEVPYEPLPIHQSDVRYAHGPDSAVQSGVPAGETIELDWSDSAIYPGTSRKFWLHVPARYDPSEPASLMVFQDGWWYLDPEGEVRGAIVLDNLVHRGDIPVTIGVFVDPGVFQDAEDPKNRNTEYDAYDDRYVSFLLTEIIPEVTKRYSIVEDPDRWGICGGSSGGNCAFTAAWLRPDKFRRVIGYLSSFTQMPGGNPYPELIPRVPRRPLRIFMQAGHRDLRWNEPRANWLANNLRVAAALAEAGYDFRLVLGDGGHSPNHGGVLLPDALRWLWRSDDRRDQPVGRGAATS; translated from the coding sequence GTGACGATCGAGGTGCCCTACGAGCCGCTTCCGATTCACCAGTCGGACGTGCGCTATGCCCATGGCCCCGACTCCGCCGTGCAGTCAGGCGTACCGGCTGGCGAGACGATCGAGCTCGACTGGAGCGACAGCGCGATCTACCCGGGAACTTCACGGAAGTTCTGGTTGCATGTGCCCGCGCGGTACGACCCCTCGGAGCCGGCGTCGCTGATGGTGTTCCAGGACGGATGGTGGTACCTGGACCCTGAAGGGGAGGTCCGAGGCGCGATCGTTTTGGACAATCTCGTCCACCGCGGTGACATCCCGGTCACCATCGGAGTGTTCGTCGACCCGGGTGTCTTCCAAGATGCTGAGGATCCGAAGAACCGCAATACCGAGTACGACGCCTACGACGATCGGTACGTCAGCTTTCTCCTGACAGAGATCATCCCTGAGGTCACGAAGCGCTATTCGATCGTCGAGGACCCCGACCGGTGGGGCATCTGTGGTGGCAGTAGCGGCGGCAACTGCGCCTTTACCGCAGCCTGGCTGCGCCCGGACAAATTCCGCCGGGTGATCGGGTACCTGTCCAGCTTCACGCAGATGCCAGGCGGCAACCCATACCCCGAACTCATCCCCCGCGTCCCTCGCAGGCCGCTGCGCATCTTCATGCAAGCGGGCCATCGTGACCTGCGCTGGAACGAACCCCGGGCAAACTGGCTCGCCAACAACCTGCGCGTCGCGGCCGCGCTCGCAGAAGCCGGCTACGACTTCCGCCTCGTCCTGGGCGATGGCGGCCACAGCCCCAACCACGGCGGGGTCCTGCTTCCCGATGCCCTCCGCTGGTTGTGGCGGTCGGACGATCGCAGGGACCAACCGGTGGGTCGAGGCGCGGCGACTTCGTAG